CGAGGTTCGCTCCCGGGTCTCGGGCCCCGCATCCGGTTGTGCTCACCGCGGCTTGCTCGGCTCACCAGCCTGGCAAGACTGCGGATTTCGGCACGGGTTGTTGGCGGCCTGAGCGAGCTCGGCGGCCGCCGACACCGCCCCGTTCGCCAACGGAATGCTCCGCCGCGGAGTCGAAAACGTTGCGGACTCAGTGCTTCCGGTCACTGCGCGGCCATCCGATTCGACGCTGCCGCAGCGGCCCGGCGTGCGCAACGTTCGCAGTTGCCGCGCGGAAGCCTGTGTCTGTACCGTTTCCCGCGCCGCGGATCCGAGACCTCAGCCCAAATCGGCGCTGGCCGCCCGGAGTTCTTTCAGCGCGGTCAGGAGAAACTCGGCCGCATCCGCGTCCCGGTCGCTCTCCGACCATTTCGCAAATCCGCGCTTGAACGCCAGCACGCCAAGCTCGCTCGCCAGAGCCGCAGTAGCCCCCGTCACGCCACGCGCCGCTAGCGCGGTCGCCATCGCGTCGGCGAGGCCGACGCTCTTGAGCGCGTCCCGCGCCTGGAGTTCAGCACTCGCCGCGACGGCGGCCTTCAATCGCGGGGCCAGTTCCCGGTTCATCGGCCCCAGCGCGGTCGAGGCGCGGCGGAGGCCGGACGCGATGGCTTCGAGCGGGCTCGCGGTGGCGGGCGCCTCGGCGATGCCTTCGGCCAGCAACTGGCTCAACGTCTCCTGCCCGGCCACCAGCAGCTCGCGCTTGTCCGGGAAGTGCCGGAAGAACGTGCTCTTCGTGACGCCGGCCCGTTCGGCGATCTGCGCGACCGTCGTGG
This sequence is a window from Amycolatopsis benzoatilytica AK 16/65. Protein-coding genes within it:
- a CDS encoding TetR/AcrR family transcriptional regulator: MGRWEPGARERLVVAAVDLFAEQGYDATTVAQIAERAGVTKSTFFRHFPDKRELLVAGQETLSQLLAEGIAEAPATASPLEAIASGLRRASTALGPMNRELAPRLKAAVAASAELQARDALKSVGLADAMATALAARGVTGATAALASELGVLAFKRGFAKWSESDRDADAAEFLLTALKELRAASADLG